The Pseudofrankia inefficax genome window below encodes:
- a CDS encoding FadR/GntR family transcriptional regulator codes for MATESRGSPNGDRATLREKPQQIADELRRLIVSGELEDGASLGREPDLVDRFGVSRPSLREALRILEADGLITVKRGVQGGVIVHQPDRRMTARTAALLLQARNVPLADVYDARSMIEPAAARLVAQSRSRRSAAAELRRLTAAQLEVIDDPAAFGQANSAFHSRLVELAGNQTLSIVAEMLAEIVARAVAAASQPDEARDTAAIRARGLRSQARLAALVEAGDASAAEAHWAEHMKVVGRIMLTQRPKTVIDLMQHY; via the coding sequence ATGGCGACCGAGAGCCGGGGATCGCCCAACGGCGACCGCGCGACGCTGCGGGAGAAGCCGCAGCAGATAGCCGACGAGCTCCGCCGGCTGATCGTCTCCGGCGAGCTCGAGGACGGCGCCTCGCTGGGTCGCGAACCCGACCTGGTCGACCGCTTCGGAGTCTCCCGGCCCTCCCTTCGGGAAGCGCTGCGCATCCTGGAGGCCGACGGCCTGATCACGGTCAAGCGAGGCGTGCAGGGCGGGGTGATCGTCCATCAGCCGGACCGGCGGATGACCGCCCGCACCGCGGCGCTGCTGCTCCAGGCCCGCAACGTGCCGCTCGCGGACGTCTACGACGCGCGCAGCATGATCGAGCCGGCCGCCGCGCGCCTCGTCGCCCAGTCGCGCTCCCGCCGGTCCGCCGCCGCGGAGCTGCGGCGGCTCACCGCCGCGCAGCTTGAGGTGATCGACGACCCGGCGGCGTTCGGCCAGGCGAACTCCGCCTTCCACTCCCGTCTTGTCGAACTCGCCGGGAACCAGACCCTGAGCATCGTCGCCGAGATGCTGGCCGAGATCGTCGCGCGCGCCGTCGCCGCGGCCAGTCAGCCGGACGAGGCCAGGGACACCGCGGCGATCCGCGCGCGCGGGCTGCGGTCCCAGGCCAGGCTCGCCGCGCTCGTCGAGGCCGGCGACGCGAGCGCCGCCGAGGCGCACTGGGCTGAGCACATGAAGGTCGTCGGCCGCATCATGCTCACCCAGCGCCCGAAGACCGTCATCGACCTGATGCAGCACTACTGA
- a CDS encoding phosphotransferase: MSTTVDPPPLVSDPRDVTAGWLTDVLSQAGALTDGARVTGFEATAIGTGAVGSTLRYRLRYAEGTGAAVGPATVVAKFASSEEQSRATGVLTLTYEREVAFYQQIAHTVDVRQPRCYYAAIEPGTANVVVVLADLAPAVPGDQLAGCDADDAALAVTEAARLHGPRWGDPTLLEKSWLTARSPVAISEVYRAVWDGFVDRFRASIEPEVITQGEALGAGIETWQAHRPAQLTVTHGDFRIDNMMFEGSGAQRRVTIVDWQTPKLGAGAGDVAYLIGGSLPVGERRPRERDLVRRYHQALAPYGVTDGYPFEDCWEDYRRYSWTGLITAVVAGMLVSRTERGDAMFATLANRHAAHTHDLAAADHLR, encoded by the coding sequence ATGAGCACGACCGTGGACCCGCCGCCGCTGGTGTCCGACCCGCGCGACGTGACGGCCGGCTGGCTGACCGACGTGCTGTCGCAGGCGGGAGCCCTGACGGACGGCGCCCGGGTCACCGGCTTCGAGGCGACGGCCATCGGCACGGGCGCGGTCGGCTCGACCCTGCGCTACCGGCTGAGGTACGCCGAGGGCACCGGCGCGGCCGTGGGGCCGGCGACCGTCGTCGCCAAGTTCGCGTCGTCGGAGGAGCAGAGCCGGGCGACCGGCGTCCTGACACTGACCTACGAGCGGGAGGTCGCCTTCTACCAGCAGATCGCCCACACCGTCGACGTCCGCCAGCCACGCTGCTACTACGCCGCCATCGAGCCCGGCACGGCGAACGTCGTGGTCGTCCTGGCCGACCTCGCGCCGGCGGTGCCCGGCGACCAGCTCGCCGGCTGCGACGCCGACGACGCGGCGCTCGCGGTGACCGAGGCGGCCCGCCTGCACGGTCCCCGCTGGGGCGACCCGACCCTGCTCGAGAAGAGCTGGCTGACCGCCCGGTCGCCCGTCGCGATCTCCGAGGTCTACCGCGCCGTGTGGGACGGGTTCGTGGACCGCTTCCGCGCGTCGATCGAGCCCGAGGTCATCACCCAGGGCGAGGCGCTGGGCGCCGGGATCGAGACCTGGCAGGCGCACCGGCCCGCCCAACTGACCGTGACCCACGGCGACTTCCGGATCGACAACATGATGTTCGAGGGCTCCGGCGCACAGCGGCGGGTCACCATCGTCGACTGGCAGACCCCGAAGCTCGGTGCCGGCGCCGGCGACGTCGCCTACCTGATCGGCGGGAGCCTGCCGGTCGGGGAGCGCCGTCCCCGCGAGCGCGATCTGGTCCGCCGCTACCACCAGGCGCTCGCCCCGTACGGCGTGACCGACGGCTACCCGTTCGAGGACTGCTGGGAGGACTACCGCCGCTACAGCTGGACCGGCCTGATCACCGCCGTCGTCGCGGGCATGCTGGTCAGCCGGACGGAGCGCGGCGACGCCATGTTCGCGACGCTGGCCAACCGTCATGCCGCTCACACCCACGACCTCGCGGCGGCCGACCACCTGCGCTGA
- a CDS encoding DUF6629 family protein, producing MCFSPEADVVAGIVIGGVGIDAARHVRDRAQWPLAALPLLLAGHSLVEAFVWWGLRGDVSGRVLTVATTVYLVIAFVVLPVYIPVMALLLERSATHRAMEIVTLVAGVLCSVWLGVALLTRPFVARADGHHIVYHVHLQAGPAVIILYLVSTCGALIISGRRFLRWYGIVNLAAVAVLAWVATDAVTSLWCVWAAITCVSVAVYLRATGPAAGPRAPVPVG from the coding sequence ATGTGTTTCTCTCCGGAGGCCGATGTCGTGGCCGGCATCGTGATCGGCGGTGTCGGTATCGACGCCGCCCGCCACGTTCGCGACCGCGCGCAGTGGCCGCTGGCCGCGCTGCCACTCCTGCTGGCCGGCCACTCGCTGGTCGAGGCGTTCGTCTGGTGGGGTCTGCGCGGTGACGTCAGCGGCCGGGTCCTCACGGTCGCGACCACGGTCTACCTGGTCATCGCCTTCGTCGTCCTGCCGGTGTACATACCCGTGATGGCGCTGTTGCTGGAACGCTCGGCGACGCATCGGGCGATGGAGATCGTCACGCTGGTCGCCGGTGTGCTCTGCTCCGTCTGGCTGGGCGTGGCCCTGCTCACCCGGCCCTTCGTGGCCCGCGCCGACGGGCATCACATCGTCTATCACGTCCATCTGCAGGCCGGACCGGCAGTGATCATTCTGTACCTCGTCAGCACGTGCGGTGCGCTGATCATCTCCGGCCGGCGGTTCCTGCGCTGGTATGGCATCGTCAATCTGGCCGCGGTCGCGGTGCTGGCCTGGGTCGCGACCGATGCCGTCACCTCGCTGTGGTGCGTCTGGGCCGCCATCACCTGCGTCTCGGTGGCCGTGTACCTGCGTGCCACCGGTCCGGCGGCCGGTCCCCGCGCCCCCGTGCCGGTCGGTTGA
- a CDS encoding limonene-1,2-epoxide hydrolase family protein has protein sequence MADAQAVPGTDEASDPKSVVRAFLAALERLDVDAALRLVSDDVVYQNVPLPAARGRAAVARQLWGMVRYSTGFEARTHHIAADGPIVLTERTDVLRAGAWEAEFWVCGTFEVRDGQVVLWRDYFDWATFLAASARGAGKALAAKALTVAARARGKAGAS, from the coding sequence ATGGCAGACGCGCAGGCCGTACCCGGCACGGACGAGGCCTCGGACCCGAAATCCGTCGTCCGGGCCTTTCTGGCGGCGCTGGAGCGGCTCGACGTCGACGCCGCGCTCCGGCTCGTCTCGGACGACGTCGTCTATCAGAACGTCCCGCTCCCGGCGGCCAGGGGACGCGCCGCCGTCGCGCGGCAGCTGTGGGGGATGGTTCGGTACAGCACCGGTTTCGAGGCTCGCACCCATCACATCGCGGCCGACGGGCCGATCGTGCTGACCGAACGGACCGACGTGCTGCGCGCCGGCGCGTGGGAGGCCGAGTTCTGGGTGTGCGGCACCTTCGAGGTGCGGGACGGCCAGGTCGTGCTGTGGCGGGACTACTTCGACTGGGCGACGTTCCTGGCCGCGAGCGCCCGCGGCGCCGGGAAGGCGCTGGCGGCCAAAGCCCTGACGGTCGCCGCGCGGGCGAGAGGGAAGGCCGGGGCCTCCTGA